The following are from one region of the Prevotella communis genome:
- the hemN gene encoding oxygen-independent coproporphyrinogen III oxidase — protein sequence MQPELIQKYNRPVPRYTSYPPANYFTAFSESDYQRVVAASNTARQNQISFYLHIPFCRHLCHYCGCNSYPAASADTVKDYVDALHQEIDLVASQIDRSRQISQIHYGGGSPTSLPVSMIKELNEHLLSIAPAIDRPEIAIECHPGYLTEQDWQQLTECGFTRYSIGMQDLKTDVLQAVNRRPSLLPMSDVLQILRASGATVNFDFIYGLPLQTVDSFRHTIEQAAELRPDRLVTFAYAHLPKLFPRQRILDRIGLPSMEEKSAMYEAASEVMTQAGYQRVGLDHFVLPEDELYTALQSGMLHRNFQGYCTRRTTAQVYAFGVTAISQLDDAYVQNGRDIKTYIETINQKRFYIQRGYTLSHEQKLVREVVETLMCNYQLNWHQVAERMGVTVDTLRAACHYDEHQLQDMAADGILDFDDDHIVVHADACSLVRCVAAVLDPLMRHTDKQFSTPI from the coding sequence ATGCAGCCAGAATTAATACAGAAATACAACCGTCCTGTGCCGCGATACACCAGTTATCCGCCAGCCAACTATTTCACAGCATTCAGTGAGAGCGACTATCAGCGTGTCGTTGCAGCATCAAACACAGCCCGTCAGAACCAGATATCCTTCTATCTGCATATCCCCTTCTGTCGTCATCTGTGCCACTATTGCGGTTGTAATTCCTATCCCGCAGCATCGGCCGACACCGTGAAAGACTATGTCGATGCCTTGCATCAGGAGATAGACCTTGTAGCCAGTCAGATAGACCGCAGCCGACAAATCTCGCAGATACACTATGGCGGAGGCAGTCCGACGTCGCTTCCCGTATCAATGATAAAGGAGCTGAACGAGCACCTGCTGAGCATTGCACCTGCGATAGACCGTCCGGAGATAGCCATCGAGTGCCATCCCGGCTATCTGACCGAGCAAGACTGGCAGCAGCTTACCGAGTGCGGGTTCACCCGATATAGCATCGGTATGCAGGATTTGAAGACCGACGTGCTGCAGGCAGTGAACCGCCGTCCCTCGTTGCTCCCTATGAGTGATGTGCTGCAGATACTGAGAGCATCGGGCGCCACGGTCAACTTTGATTTCATCTATGGTCTGCCCCTGCAGACTGTCGACTCCTTCCGGCATACCATAGAACAGGCAGCAGAACTGCGTCCAGACCGTCTGGTGACCTTTGCCTATGCCCACTTACCCAAGCTCTTCCCACGCCAGCGGATACTGGACCGTATAGGACTACCCTCGATGGAGGAGAAGAGCGCGATGTATGAAGCCGCCTCAGAGGTGATGACACAAGCAGGCTATCAGCGTGTAGGACTGGATCACTTTGTGCTGCCCGAGGACGAACTGTATACCGCCCTGCAGTCGGGCATGCTCCATCGCAATTTCCAAGGCTACTGCACACGTCGCACCACAGCCCAGGTCTATGCCTTCGGCGTGACGGCTATCAGTCAGCTTGACGATGCCTATGTGCAGAACGGTCGTGATATCAAAACCTATATCGAGACCATCAACCAGAAACGGTTCTACATACAGCGAGGCTATACATTGTCGCACGAGCAGAAACTGGTGCGCGAGGTGGTGGAGACACTGATGTGCAACTATCAGCTCAACTGGCATCAGGTGGCAGAGCGCATGGGCGTTACGGTTGACACCCTCCGGGCAGCCTGCCACTATGATGAGCATCAGTTGCAGGACATGGCAGCCGACGGTATTCTGGATTTCGACGACGACCACATTGTCGTGCATGCCGATGCCTGTTCGTTGGTGCGCTGTGTGGCAGCTGTCCTCGACCCCTTGATGCGACATACAGATAAACAATTC
- a CDS encoding TonB-dependent receptor, producing MKKHLLFLGLLCPIFMYADGVGETADTTISRQYNVEEVTVVGFKQDPPIKEALSITSISAANIRQAEMTSIKDLGYVVPNFFIPEYGTRQNSPVFVRGVGAKTNGPTVGFYIDGVPHMERSAFDDDLFDVSSLEVLRGPQGTLYGRNCIGGIINAYTRSPFDYQGTRVKVGYGRYNDVSVNASHYSKLSDKLAFAVNGSYHHNDGYFRNAFDDSKIDKFNEGFMRGRVFWKPTERWTISADLSYRNSDQGGYPYGLYNEADGTVGEINYNRYSSYLRQLTTAGLNARYEGNGFSFNSQTAYQYIDDNQGIDQDFTRADLYWVNQRVRQNIFSEELTIKSTTASRYQWMFGAFFFNDSYKKALYTTYISQNYCTPKFYDSPTTGLSVYHQSSLRIVGGLNAKLGLRFDYEHAKEDYESYKTATAWDRTLGAPTDTYNSTLNFTQFTPKFALEYLFSNDNMVYASVTRGYKTGGFNSTFTQDDERTFEPEYNWNYEIGAKTSLFDHALQADLTLFYVDWRHQQITQTVPGVGNITRNAGHSDSKGVELGLTVRPVQPLTLRMSYGYTYARFLNYKKSATVDYTGKMLPLVPRQTLSFRGAYTILPSCKTVDRIVLSAGVNGMGKIYWNEDNAVSQSFYALLDAKVSATFGLLTWEVWGKNLTNTDYLTYYFKTNVGYGQQGRPVSFGTSLIFDL from the coding sequence GACACAACAATTTCACGACAGTACAATGTAGAAGAGGTTACTGTAGTAGGTTTTAAACAGGATCCGCCTATCAAGGAAGCTCTTTCTATTACTTCCATTTCTGCTGCCAATATCCGTCAGGCAGAGATGACCAGTATTAAGGATCTGGGTTATGTAGTGCCCAACTTCTTTATTCCAGAGTATGGCACGCGTCAGAACTCCCCCGTTTTCGTACGTGGTGTGGGTGCCAAGACAAATGGTCCTACAGTAGGATTTTATATTGATGGCGTGCCCCACATGGAGCGCTCAGCATTTGATGATGATCTGTTTGATGTAAGTTCACTGGAAGTGCTTCGCGGTCCGCAGGGTACACTCTATGGTCGTAATTGCATCGGTGGTATTATCAATGCCTATACCCGTTCACCATTCGACTATCAGGGCACACGCGTGAAAGTAGGGTATGGACGTTATAATGACGTATCAGTTAATGCCAGTCATTACAGCAAGTTGAGCGATAAGCTGGCTTTTGCCGTGAATGGTAGTTATCATCACAACGACGGATATTTCCGTAACGCATTCGATGACAGTAAGATAGATAAGTTTAACGAAGGCTTTATGCGCGGTCGCGTGTTCTGGAAGCCCACCGAACGTTGGACCATCTCAGCCGACCTGAGCTATCGTAACAGTGACCAGGGAGGATACCCCTATGGCCTGTATAACGAGGCAGATGGTACTGTAGGCGAGATTAACTACAACCGCTACAGCTCTTACCTGCGCCAGTTGACCACTGCTGGTCTGAATGCCCGTTACGAAGGCAACGGCTTTAGTTTCAACAGTCAGACAGCCTATCAGTATATTGATGATAATCAGGGTATTGACCAGGATTTCACCCGTGCCGACCTTTATTGGGTAAATCAGCGTGTGCGTCAGAATATTTTCAGTGAGGAGCTCACGATTAAGTCAACAACAGCCAGTCGTTATCAGTGGATGTTTGGTGCTTTCTTCTTCAACGACAGTTATAAGAAGGCCCTCTATACCACCTATATTTCGCAGAACTATTGCACCCCAAAATTCTATGACAGTCCAACAACCGGTCTTTCCGTCTATCACCAGTCATCACTGCGTATTGTTGGCGGTCTGAATGCAAAGTTGGGTCTGCGTTTCGACTATGAGCATGCTAAGGAAGATTATGAGTCATATAAGACCGCAACAGCATGGGACAGAACGCTGGGCGCACCGACCGATACCTATAACAGCACACTGAATTTCACCCAGTTCACACCGAAGTTTGCCCTTGAGTATCTCTTCAGTAACGACAATATGGTCTATGCATCGGTGACAAGAGGTTACAAGACAGGCGGTTTTAACTCTACCTTTACCCAGGACGATGAGCGTACGTTTGAGCCCGAGTACAACTGGAACTACGAGATTGGAGCAAAGACCTCACTGTTTGACCACGCCTTGCAGGCCGACCTGACCCTGTTCTATGTGGACTGGCGTCATCAGCAGATTACGCAGACTGTGCCAGGCGTAGGTAATATCACCCGCAATGCCGGTCATTCCGACAGCAAGGGTGTAGAACTTGGTCTTACCGTTCGTCCTGTGCAGCCCCTCACACTGCGTATGAGCTACGGTTACACCTATGCCCGCTTCCTGAATTATAAGAAGAGTGCCACAGTGGACTATACCGGCAAGATGCTGCCCCTTGTTCCCCGTCAGACCCTCTCGTTCAGAGGCGCTTACACCATTCTGCCCAGTTGTAAGACCGTTGACCGTATTGTGCTGAGTGCCGGTGTCAATGGTATGGGTAAGATTTATTGGAACGAGGACAACGCCGTCAGTCAGTCATTCTATGCCCTGCTCGATGCCAAGGTGAGTGCCACCTTCGGTCTGCTGACGTGGGAGGTATGGGGAAAGAACCTGACCAATACCGATTATCTGACCTACTATTTCAAGACCAATGTAGGTTATGGTCAGCAGGGACGCCCCGTCTCTTTTGGAACATCGCTGATTTTTGATCTCTAA